One genomic window of Candidatus Omnitrophota bacterium includes the following:
- the murG gene encoding undecaprenyldiphospho-muramoylpentapeptide beta-N-acetylglucosaminyltransferase: protein MTAANRASEERRGGTVVVTGGGTGGHLYPAIAVAQALRRKRPVIGILFIGREAEKDRAEVEKKGIDFVGLKLEGLQRRISLTNLRSLAYAAGGLWRCLRMMKRYPKGVVFGVGGYVSAPAMVAGKILGWRVTMHEQNTIPGLVNRIMAPWCASVFITYEETKKWLKDTACEWTGFPLRRELIERRRQASVAAKECPGILVIGGSQGARKLVETGLEALKRLDEANLPYRAVVQAGERNYEWAQTLGAPQRAELVPFIHDMPEAYAAADIVVSRAGSGSLAEIALWGRPSILVPYPFASENHQQKNAEVFAQRGAARLIPENELTTEALSEALAGLLRDEEKRKTMSARALELARDDAADRIAEEILRWLEA, encoded by the coding sequence ATGACGGCGGCGAATCGTGCATCGGAAGAGAGGCGCGGCGGGACGGTCGTCGTTACGGGCGGCGGGACCGGCGGCCATCTCTATCCCGCCATCGCCGTAGCCCAAGCGCTTCGGAGAAAAAGACCGGTGATCGGAATTCTCTTCATCGGGCGGGAGGCGGAAAAAGACCGCGCCGAAGTGGAAAAAAAAGGAATCGATTTCGTGGGATTGAAATTGGAAGGTTTGCAGCGCCGGATTTCCTTGACGAACCTTCGTTCCCTCGCCTACGCAGCGGGGGGACTGTGGCGCTGCCTAAGGATGATGAAGCGTTATCCCAAAGGCGTGGTCTTCGGCGTCGGCGGCTATGTTTCCGCCCCGGCTATGGTAGCGGGAAAAATACTGGGCTGGCGGGTGACGATGCACGAGCAGAACACGATTCCCGGCCTGGTGAATCGGATCATGGCGCCTTGGTGCGCTTCCGTTTTTATAACGTATGAAGAGACGAAGAAATGGCTGAAGGATACGGCGTGCGAATGGACGGGATTTCCCTTGCGCCGCGAATTGATCGAACGCCGCCGCCAAGCGTCCGTCGCCGCGAAGGAATGTCCCGGAATCCTCGTTATAGGCGGCAGCCAAGGCGCGCGTAAATTGGTGGAAACCGGCCTTGAAGCCCTGAAACGATTGGATGAAGCAAATCTGCCCTATCGCGCCGTGGTTCAGGCCGGCGAACGCAATTACGAATGGGCGCAAACTCTCGGCGCTCCCCAGCGGGCCGAGTTGGTTCCTTTCATTCACGATATGCCAGAAGCTTACGCCGCCGCCGATATCGTCGTCAGCCGCGCCGGTTCCGGCTCGTTGGCGGAGATCGCCTTATGGGGCCGGCCGTCGATTCTCGTTCCTTATCCATTCGCCAGCGAAAACCACCAGCAAAAGAACGCCGAAGTTTTCGCGCAGCGGGGAGCAGCGCGATTGATCCCGGAAAACGAACTCACAACGGAAGCGTTAAGCGAAGCCTTGGCGGGGCTGCTTCGAGATGAAGAAAAACGAAAGACGATGAGCGCCCGCGCTTTGGAATTGGCTCGGGACGATGCAGCGGACCGGATCGCGGAGGAAATACTCCGTTGGCTTGAGGCTTGA
- a CDS encoding putative peptidoglycan glycosyltransferase FtsW, producing MRKTSSFINGTLLALTVGLILLGVIMVLSCSQSAFSTSLDSNVYENMGKQLIWFSLGLAALRFFSSTDYNVWERYSRPLMLVTIIMLGMVFLFPEVNGARRWIPIAGQKIQPSELAKISIIIYLSSVWADRRERLASFINGVLYPMLFVGIALALILLEPAHSATFFIGLIALTIWFVAGGRLLHLAPVFAAMTTGIAAAIYAKPVLFKRILAFLHPEEHKSDKYYQVWQSLIGFAHGGLWGKGLGESNVQTPFSETDFIFSTMGEELGFMKCSLVLIAFLLLIWIGYGIALRCRNPFGSLLAVGCTTAIGVQAALNVAVVTGSIPTTGIALPFISYGGSSLLVSMSLMGLLMSVAKDAFDEELEKPRRRARAIA from the coding sequence ATGAGAAAAACCAGTTCTTTCATTAATGGGACGTTGTTGGCGCTGACCGTGGGTTTGATCCTGCTCGGCGTCATCATGGTTCTCAGCTGCAGCCAAAGCGCCTTCTCCACGAGTCTGGACAGCAACGTCTATGAGAACATGGGGAAGCAATTGATATGGTTCAGCCTGGGATTGGCGGCGCTTCGCTTCTTTTCCAGTACGGATTACAACGTTTGGGAGCGCTACTCTCGCCCGTTGATGCTTGTTACTATAATTATGCTGGGCATGGTTTTTCTCTTTCCCGAAGTGAACGGCGCCCGGCGTTGGATTCCCATTGCGGGACAAAAAATCCAGCCTTCCGAGCTCGCCAAGATATCCATCATCATTTATCTATCCTCCGTGTGGGCGGACCGGCGCGAGCGTTTGGCCTCTTTCATCAATGGCGTTCTCTATCCCATGCTTTTCGTGGGGATCGCTTTGGCGTTGATTTTATTGGAACCGGCGCATAGCGCGACTTTTTTCATCGGACTGATTGCGCTGACGATCTGGTTTGTGGCGGGGGGGAGGTTATTGCATCTTGCGCCGGTATTTGCGGCGATGACGACGGGCATCGCCGCCGCCATTTATGCGAAGCCCGTTCTTTTCAAGCGCATTCTGGCTTTTCTCCATCCCGAAGAACACAAATCGGACAAATACTACCAGGTTTGGCAATCGCTTATCGGCTTTGCTCATGGCGGCTTATGGGGCAAGGGATTGGGCGAGAGCAACGTCCAGACTCCTTTTTCCGAAACCGATTTTATCTTTTCCACGATGGGCGAAGAATTGGGTTTTATGAAGTGTTCGCTCGTCTTGATCGCTTTCTTGTTGCTTATATGGATTGGGTACGGCATCGCCCTCCGCTGCCGGAATCCTTTTGGATCCTTGTTGGCTGTGGGATGTACGACGGCCATCGGCGTTCAAGCCGCGCTCAACGTCGCCGTAGTTACGGGAAGCATTCCCACGACGGGAATCGCTCTTCCCTTCATCTCGTATGGCGGCTCGTCTCTTTTGGTGAGCATGTCGCTGATGGGCTTGTTGATGAGCGTGGCGAAGGACGCTTTCGACGAGGAATTGGAAAAACCCCGGCGCCGCGCGCGAGCCATAGCTTAA
- the murD gene encoding UDP-N-acetylmuramoyl-L-alanine--D-glutamate ligase, whose protein sequence is MTIMVENEIRSRLTRPAPRLAGLCALVVGMGDSGQWATELLLREGAKVLAHDNDRAKQAALRRQWEPRGVRFHFDALKPMHGVDFCVISPGVPPFGAFYSWLKQADIPLLGEMELACRFLNRPILAVTGTNGKTTVTNMIEHILNRCGYRAEAAGNVGRPVAQVAVEGVRECGDPLVLEVSSFQCETFEQFRAQAAVITNLAPDHLDRYASLRQYYETKFRIAMNQAPDGALWMGPRVEGDCPEWAPSRRRTFAVDVLGPDGVFYSNGEAILRDGSKEERQSWPSFAKQLPQHVLNALAAAGMAVSFGAPLLEALRALDSFQPLPHRLEFAGEVKGIRCYDDSKATNVHAVEAALRSLPPPIRLIAGGRAKGDSLDPLLSLIREKVIAVYLIGEAAEAFARAWETITQVHLEKTLEEAVHHALRDGRPGESLLLSPACASWDMFKNYAERGERFKQAVKEYKE, encoded by the coding sequence ATGACGATCATGGTTGAAAATGAAATCCGCTCTCGTCTCACTCGTCCCGCGCCCCGATTGGCGGGGCTTTGCGCGCTGGTCGTCGGCATGGGCGACAGCGGCCAGTGGGCGACGGAATTGCTGCTGCGGGAAGGCGCGAAGGTTCTGGCTCACGATAACGACCGCGCCAAACAGGCGGCGTTGCGGCGACAATGGGAGCCGCGCGGCGTGCGATTTCATTTCGACGCGTTGAAGCCGATGCATGGAGTGGACTTTTGCGTTATCAGTCCCGGCGTTCCGCCTTTCGGCGCTTTCTATTCCTGGTTGAAGCAAGCGGATATTCCTCTGCTTGGCGAGATGGAATTAGCCTGCCGATTTTTGAATCGCCCTATTCTCGCCGTAACCGGGACGAATGGCAAAACGACCGTGACGAACATGATCGAGCATATTCTCAACCGATGCGGCTATCGCGCTGAAGCGGCGGGCAATGTTGGGCGGCCCGTTGCTCAGGTTGCCGTCGAGGGCGTGCGGGAATGCGGCGATCCGCTGGTGTTGGAGGTCAGCAGTTTTCAGTGCGAGACCTTCGAGCAGTTCCGGGCGCAGGCGGCGGTCATAACCAACCTGGCGCCCGATCATCTGGACCGCTATGCGTCGCTGCGCCAGTACTATGAAACGAAATTTCGCATTGCGATGAATCAGGCGCCTGATGGGGCGTTGTGGATGGGTCCCAGAGTTGAGGGCGACTGTCCGGAGTGGGCGCCATCGAGAAGAAGAACTTTCGCCGTGGATGTGTTGGGACCTGACGGCGTCTTCTACTCGAATGGCGAAGCAATCCTCCGCGACGGTTCGAAAGAGGAGCGCCAATCCTGGCCCTCTTTTGCCAAACAATTGCCTCAGCATGTTTTGAACGCTCTGGCCGCCGCGGGCATGGCGGTTTCGTTCGGAGCGCCGCTGCTGGAGGCGTTACGCGCTTTGGATTCGTTTCAACCCTTGCCTCACCGGTTGGAATTCGCCGGCGAGGTCAAGGGAATCCGCTGCTACGACGATTCCAAAGCCACTAATGTTCATGCGGTGGAAGCTGCCCTGCGATCGCTTCCGCCGCCGATCCGGCTTATCGCCGGAGGCCGCGCCAAGGGCGATTCGCTGGATCCGCTTCTGTCGTTAATACGGGAAAAAGTCATCGCCGTCTATCTCATCGGCGAAGCCGCCGAAGCCTTCGCGCGCGCGTGGGAAACGATTACGCAAGTCCATTTGGAAAAGACGCTGGAAGAGGCCGTCCATCACGCTTTGCGGGACGGGCGGCCGGGCGAAAGTTTGCTTCTCTCTCCCGCCTGCGCCAGTTGGGACATGTTCAAAAACTACGCCGAGCGGGGCGAGCGATTCAAACAAGCGGTGAAAGAGTATAAGGAATGA
- the mraY gene encoding phospho-N-acetylmuramoyl-pentapeptide-transferase, producing MALYFLFPLSERYPEWLGVLNVLRYISFRSAMAAVTALIVGVFIGPYFIAWLQRMKIGQTIRGENIKDLYERHKGKAGTPTMGGTLILASIVFSILLWGNLGNELVWTCLIVTLALGALGFLDDYTKLKQKKYHGVQARQKMIVQLTIGLTLGLLLYYCHPLIHEKPYDIPLPFFKNAFIPLGIFYIPFVALVITGSSNAVNLTDGLDGLASGCTIISSLAFAVLTYIVGRIDTSAYLDILYVPKAGEITVFVMAMAGASMAFLWFNAHPAQVFMGDTGSLAIGGALGTIAVLIKQELLLFIVGGVFVLESLSVILQVASYRWRGGKRIFLMAPLHHHYEMKGWSETTIVVRFWILAAVFAFIGLATLKLR from the coding sequence ATGGCATTGTATTTTCTATTTCCTTTGTCGGAAAGATATCCGGAATGGCTCGGCGTGTTGAACGTGCTGCGCTATATCTCCTTCCGCTCCGCGATGGCGGCGGTGACGGCGTTGATTGTCGGCGTCTTCATCGGCCCCTATTTCATCGCCTGGCTGCAGCGGATGAAGATCGGACAGACGATTCGCGGCGAGAACATCAAAGACCTTTACGAACGCCATAAAGGCAAGGCGGGAACGCCCACGATGGGCGGAACGCTGATTCTGGCATCGATCGTTTTTTCCATTCTCCTTTGGGGCAATCTCGGCAACGAGTTGGTTTGGACGTGTCTCATCGTTACGCTGGCATTGGGCGCGCTTGGCTTTCTGGACGATTATACGAAATTGAAACAGAAAAAATATCATGGCGTGCAGGCGCGGCAAAAAATGATCGTGCAATTGACGATCGGCTTAACGTTGGGCTTGCTGCTTTACTATTGCCATCCTCTCATCCATGAAAAACCGTACGACATCCCGCTGCCCTTTTTCAAAAACGCCTTTATTCCATTGGGGATTTTCTATATTCCCTTCGTGGCGCTGGTGATTACCGGATCGTCCAACGCCGTGAATTTGACGGATGGACTCGACGGCCTCGCCAGCGGCTGCACCATCATCTCTTCGCTGGCTTTCGCCGTTTTGACGTACATCGTGGGACGCATCGATACCAGCGCTTATCTCGATATTCTCTACGTTCCCAAAGCGGGAGAGATCACGGTTTTCGTCATGGCGATGGCGGGCGCTTCCATGGCGTTCTTGTGGTTTAACGCCCATCCCGCCCAGGTTTTTATGGGCGACACCGGCTCCTTGGCCATTGGCGGGGCGTTGGGAACGATCGCCGTTTTGATCAAGCAAGAGTTGTTGCTTTTCATCGTGGGCGGCGTTTTCGTTTTGGAATCGCTATCGGTCATTCTGCAGGTGGCGTCGTATCGTTGGCGGGGGGGCAAGCGCATCTTTCTTATGGCGCCGCTGCATCATCATTACGAAATGAAGGGTTGGTCCGAGACCACGATCGTGGTCCGGTTTTGGATTTTAGCGGCGGTGTTCGCCTTTATCGGATTGGCGACGCTGAAACTGCGGTAG
- a CDS encoding UDP-N-acetylmuramoyl-L-alanyl-D-glutamate--2,6-diaminopimelate ligase: protein MVEGKVVFANVSVLETRGSIPSELKALVCDSRQAAPDSLFVALKGAAFDGHDYIPEAAAKGAAAAVVQEWREPISLPQIRVADTLAALPRLAANFYGHPAKELHITGVTGSNGKTTTTHLLEQIWKAAGEEAAVIGTIEYRFKGGRIDAPNTTPLPHELQQLLRRIADAGNKRLAMEVSSHGLALHRVDEIEFDAAIFCNLSQDHLDFHKTMEEYWRAKLRLFTDYLKPDGSAVLNRDDESGRRIEQTLTRRRITTFAIDGEADVRALDVRLLLDGVRFRLRFPGGEECEIHTPLLGRHNVENILGAAAAAYACGVSPEAIRLGAETLAAVPGRLQSIPNGVGAQVVVDYCHTPDALEKCLAALAALPHKRIVTLFGCGGDRDAGKRPIMGEIALRRSDFVIVTDDNPRTEDPKKIIQDIEKGMAWARDRYIIVPNRREAIAAAVAKLQTGDILLLAGKGHETYQLIGRVKHPFDDREAARQCLLEAGKGA from the coding sequence ATGGTTGAGGGTAAGGTAGTGTTCGCAAACGTATCCGTTTTGGAAACGAGGGGATCGATTCCCTCGGAATTGAAAGCGCTTGTCTGCGATTCGCGGCAGGCGGCGCCGGATTCGTTGTTCGTAGCGCTTAAGGGCGCGGCGTTCGACGGCCATGATTATATTCCCGAAGCGGCGGCGAAGGGCGCGGCGGCCGCCGTGGTTCAGGAATGGCGCGAACCGATTTCCCTGCCCCAAATCCGCGTCGCCGATACTTTAGCCGCGCTTCCCCGCCTAGCGGCTAATTTCTACGGCCATCCCGCCAAAGAACTTCACATTACCGGCGTTACTGGGTCCAACGGCAAAACCACGACCACGCATCTTTTGGAACAAATTTGGAAAGCGGCGGGCGAGGAGGCGGCGGTTATCGGAACCATCGAGTACCGTTTCAAAGGCGGACGGATCGACGCTCCCAACACGACGCCTTTGCCGCACGAGTTGCAGCAACTCTTGCGCCGCATCGCCGACGCGGGAAACAAACGCCTGGCGATGGAAGTTTCCTCGCACGGCCTGGCGCTGCATCGCGTGGACGAAATCGAATTCGACGCCGCCATATTTTGCAATCTCAGCCAAGATCATCTCGATTTTCACAAAACGATGGAGGAGTACTGGCGCGCCAAACTGCGCTTATTTACGGATTACCTCAAGCCCGATGGCTCTGCCGTTCTCAACCGGGACGACGAGTCGGGGCGGCGCATCGAACAAACCTTGACTAGGCGCCGGATTACGACTTTCGCCATCGATGGCGAGGCCGATGTGCGCGCGCTGGACGTGCGCCTGCTGCTGGATGGAGTGCGATTCCGCCTGCGCTTTCCCGGCGGCGAAGAATGCGAGATTCATACGCCGCTGCTTGGACGGCATAACGTGGAAAATATTCTAGGAGCGGCGGCGGCGGCTTACGCTTGCGGCGTCTCGCCGGAGGCGATCCGCCTGGGCGCCGAAACTCTGGCCGCCGTGCCCGGACGGCTCCAATCCATCCCCAACGGCGTAGGCGCTCAGGTGGTTGTGGATTATTGCCATACGCCCGACGCGCTCGAGAAATGCCTGGCCGCGCTGGCGGCGCTGCCTCATAAACGAATCGTCACTCTCTTCGGCTGCGGCGGAGACCGGGATGCGGGCAAACGGCCCATTATGGGAGAAATCGCCCTGCGCCGCAGCGATTTCGTCATCGTTACCGACGACAATCCCCGCACGGAAGATCCAAAGAAGATTATCCAGGATATCGAAAAAGGAATGGCCTGGGCCAGGGATCGCTATATCATTGTTCCCAACCGCCGCGAGGCGATAGCGGCGGCAGTAGCGAAATTGCAAACGGGGGACATCCTCCTTCTTGCGGGCAAGGGCCATGAGACCTATCAACTGATCGGGCGAGTGAAGCATCCCTTCGACGACCGGGAAGCGGCCCGGCAATGTCTGCTGGAAGCAGGGAAAGGAGCGTAG
- a CDS encoding penicillin-binding protein, translating to MKGEKTTFYRIGILMLGAGMVFAALIGRLYFLQIVKADYLTEVSKNSRTYVGISGRNGWLPPSRGLILDRNGRALAQNRYQYTVVANEATITNATDPILQEEEKKLQAVDTIQRAGAILKMSPLEMEKQIAALQSPKFKAREIQRDVPESIKDKLEKADVPGISFTAQSIRFYPEGFLAGHVIGYTDAYNNGLAGIELVCNEILDSSRAAKVVEGEKDKSGKLLANEDYTKKITSRVDVTLTIDSYIQYVVERELAKKVVEVDANYANAVALHAKTGEVLAMANYPAFDPNEYSKYPEEIRQNQMLTGVYEPGSVLKPFILAAALDKKVVSPDTVFYCENGSYYFRGKTIRDDIHRFENLSVHDIIVHSSNIGMVKIAARLGAGPDDWKGQARILYDYLTRFGFKNGSKYPTFELPGESGGILRTPEGWTAASLGAIPFGQEISTNTLIIAAAYGAIANRGLYRKPHIIKGYKGMDGVFYPQPMKTPTRIVPSEVMEEIVKMMVDVTEIEDGTGRKVRIPGFHIAGKSGTAQKYDPQAGTYGYKMRIASFAGFFPAEDPQVVIAVMVDEPKKAKYGGDVAGPVWKTIAEEIIAYWGLTPTNKSDPLLALGGESPHANAETKTDIPAPNTFGVTRVLPAPPAEPWDGGQGVMPNLLSWPLRDAVVRLTSLGLRASFQGAGKVVEQEIPPGTPLGGKQDVGVIRCEPVLTDSGVAAESKLVVQR from the coding sequence GTGAAGGGCGAGAAAACGACGTTCTATAGAATAGGGATTCTGATGCTTGGCGCCGGAATGGTATTCGCCGCGCTAATCGGCCGTCTCTATTTTCTGCAGATCGTCAAGGCCGACTATCTGACGGAGGTCAGCAAAAATTCCCGCACGTATGTCGGCATCAGCGGCAGAAACGGGTGGCTGCCTCCCAGCCGGGGATTGATTCTGGATCGCAATGGCCGGGCGCTGGCGCAAAACCGTTATCAATACACCGTTGTCGCTAATGAGGCGACGATCACAAACGCGACCGATCCCATCTTGCAGGAAGAGGAAAAGAAGCTCCAGGCGGTGGATACAATTCAACGAGCGGGCGCTATTTTGAAAATGAGTCCGCTGGAGATGGAAAAACAGATCGCCGCTTTGCAATCGCCTAAGTTCAAGGCGAGAGAAATCCAGCGAGACGTTCCAGAATCCATAAAAGACAAACTTGAAAAAGCCGATGTCCCCGGCATCTCGTTTACGGCCCAATCCATCCGCTTTTATCCCGAAGGGTTTTTAGCCGGCCATGTTATCGGCTATACCGACGCCTACAACAATGGCTTGGCGGGCATCGAACTGGTTTGCAACGAAATTCTGGACTCTTCTCGCGCCGCAAAAGTGGTTGAAGGCGAGAAAGACAAGAGCGGCAAACTTCTCGCTAATGAAGATTACACCAAAAAAATCACCAGCCGGGTGGATGTTACACTCACGATCGATTCCTATATTCAATACGTCGTCGAACGGGAATTGGCGAAAAAAGTGGTGGAAGTCGACGCGAATTACGCCAACGCCGTCGCGCTGCACGCCAAGACCGGGGAAGTGTTGGCGATGGCGAATTATCCCGCCTTCGATCCCAACGAGTATTCGAAATATCCCGAAGAAATCCGCCAAAATCAGATGCTCACCGGCGTGTACGAGCCTGGATCCGTTTTGAAGCCGTTCATTCTCGCCGCCGCTCTCGATAAGAAAGTCGTATCTCCCGATACGGTTTTTTATTGCGAAAATGGTTCTTACTATTTTCGAGGCAAAACCATCCGCGACGATATTCATCGTTTCGAAAATTTATCCGTCCATGACATCATCGTCCATTCCAGCAATATCGGCATGGTGAAAATCGCGGCGCGTCTCGGCGCCGGGCCGGACGATTGGAAAGGCCAGGCCCGCATCCTCTACGATTATCTCACCCGCTTCGGTTTCAAGAATGGCAGCAAATATCCCACATTCGAACTACCCGGCGAAAGCGGCGGCATTCTGCGAACTCCGGAAGGTTGGACGGCGGCTTCGCTCGGCGCCATTCCTTTCGGACAGGAAATTTCCACAAATACCCTCATCATCGCCGCCGCTTACGGCGCCATCGCCAATCGCGGCCTTTATCGCAAGCCTCATATCATCAAAGGCTATAAAGGGATGGACGGCGTCTTCTATCCCCAGCCGATGAAAACGCCCACCCGCATCGTTCCCAGCGAAGTCATGGAAGAGATCGTCAAGATGATGGTGGACGTAACGGAGATAGAAGACGGGACAGGCCGCAAAGTCCGCATACCCGGCTTCCATATCGCGGGCAAATCGGGCACAGCTCAAAAATACGATCCCCAAGCCGGAACCTACGGTTACAAGATGCGCATCGCTTCTTTCGCTGGATTCTTCCCGGCGGAAGACCCTCAGGTTGTTATCGCCGTTATGGTGGACGAACCCAAAAAAGCCAAGTACGGCGGCGATGTGGCTGGACCGGTTTGGAAGACGATCGCGGAAGAGATCATCGCCTATTGGGGGCTTACGCCAACCAATAAAAGCGATCCTCTGTTGGCTCTGGGCGGGGAGAGTCCCCATGCGAATGCGGAGACGAAGACGGATATTCCGGCGCCCAACACGTTCGGCGTGACGCGAGTGCTTCCCGCGCCGCCTGCGGAACCATGGGACGGCGGCCAGGGCGTAATGCCGAATCTGCTTTCGTGGCCGCTGCGCGACGCCGTTGTGCGCTTGACGAGTTTGGGATTGCGCGCCTCATTTCAGGGAGCGGGAAAAGTCGTCGAACAGGAAATTCCTCCAGGAACGCCATTGGGCGGAAAGCAGGACGTTGGCGTTATCCGATGCGAACCGGTCTTGACCGATTCCGGCGTCGCCGCCGAATCGAAATTGGTAGTTCAACGTTAA
- the rsmH gene encoding 16S rRNA (cytosine(1402)-N(4))-methyltransferase RsmH — translation MNGDEIVLHRAVMETEVVEMLRPRRHGTVFVDCTIGYGGHSAAIACAFDASDCLIGIDRDAAAVAYCRQRFANVPFSCRLRQRGFDELGAVLDEEGVKTADRFLFDCGFSSPQVDDAGRGFSFMREGPLDMRMDQSQPLSAYEAVNSWSEDELTRIFKIYGEERFSRKIARAIARRREKANVETTQELADIVLQAIPPSYRHQEGIHPATRVFQALRIAVNDELGMLRRGLEAALQRLRPDGRIGVLSYHSLEHRIVKELFRQYCGEVVQPLGPAQYAPKPPAKGAILTKKPMLPCAAEKEINPRSRSAQFRVLERLS, via the coding sequence ATGAACGGCGATGAAATCGTGCTCCATAGAGCGGTGATGGAGACGGAGGTAGTGGAGATGTTGCGGCCTCGGAGGCATGGAACGGTATTCGTCGATTGCACCATCGGCTACGGCGGCCATAGCGCCGCCATAGCTTGCGCCTTCGATGCGTCCGATTGCCTGATCGGCATCGACCGCGACGCCGCCGCCGTCGCCTATTGCCGCCAGCGTTTTGCGAACGTTCCCTTTTCCTGCCGTCTTCGCCAGCGGGGCTTCGATGAATTGGGGGCGGTTCTCGACGAGGAGGGGGTAAAGACAGCGGATCGTTTTCTCTTCGATTGCGGCTTTTCCTCTCCACAAGTAGACGATGCGGGGCGAGGCTTCAGTTTCATGCGCGAAGGTCCGTTGGATATGCGTATGGATCAGAGTCAGCCGCTATCCGCTTATGAAGCCGTCAATTCCTGGAGCGAGGACGAATTGACGCGGATATTCAAAATTTACGGCGAAGAACGCTTTTCCCGCAAAATTGCGCGGGCGATCGCCAGACGAAGAGAGAAGGCGAATGTCGAGACGACGCAGGAGCTGGCGGATATCGTTCTGCAAGCGATTCCGCCTTCTTATCGCCATCAAGAAGGCATTCACCCGGCAACTAGGGTTTTCCAAGCGCTGCGCATCGCCGTGAACGACGAATTGGGCATGTTGCGAAGAGGCCTCGAGGCGGCGTTGCAGCGGCTGCGGCCAGACGGACGAATTGGGGTTTTAAGTTATCACTCATTAGAACATCGGATCGTGAAGGAACTTTTCCGGCAGTATTGCGGCGAAGTGGTTCAGCCGCTCGGTCCGGCGCAATATGCGCCCAAGCCACCCGCGAAGGGCGCCATTTTGACCAAGAAGCCTATGCTTCCCTGTGCGGCGGAAAAAGAGATCAATCCGCGTTCGAGAAGCGCTCAGTTTCGCGTTTTGGAACGATTGAGTTGA